The genomic DNA TGGAGGGCGCTGGTGCGCAGGAATTGTTGATGCCAGCCATTCAACCCGCAGAACTATGGGAAGAAACCGGACGCTGGGATATTTACGGTCCGGAACTGATGCGTTTGACTGACCGTCACGATCGACGGTTTGCGCTTGGTGCGACACATGAAGAGTTGATTACGTCCATCGTCCGTGATGAGCTGAACTCCTATAAAAAATTACCGGTCAACTTGTTCCAGATTCAAATGAAGTACCGGGATGAGCGCCGTCCACGGTTCGGATTACTCCGTGGTCGTGAATTCATCATGAAAGATGCGTATTCATTCCATTCAACGCAAGAGAGTTTGGAAGAAGAGTATCAAAACATGTTTGATGCCTATACAAAAATCTTCACACGTGTCGGACTCGAATTCCGTCCGGTCGTTGCTGATTCCGGTGCAATCGGTGGCAGCGGAACACATGAATTTCATGCGTTAGCTGCCATCGGAGAAGATACGATCGTCTATTCTGATCAGTCGGATTATGCCGCGAACTTGGAAATGGCAGAATCAATCGATCAATATACGAAGCAAGATAAAGCACCGGAAGCGTTGGAAGAAGTCCACACAGGTGACGCTAAAACGATTGAAGCTGTCAGCGCAGTACTTGGATTACCGGAACAGGAGTCAATCAAAACGGTTGTCTTCAAAACAGAACAAGGTCTTGTCATGGCGCTCGTTCGTGGTGATCATGAAGTCAATGACATTAAACTGAAGAATTACCTCGGCGCTCTCGATATCGTGATGGCAACGGATGAAGAAATCGAGCAGGCCCTCCATTCGACACCGGGAACACTTGGACCGATTGGGGCAGACATGAAGGTTGTCGCGGATTACGCAGTGCGGGCATTAATGAATGCTGTTTGCGGCGCGAACAAGTCGGAAACCCATTACGTGCATGTCGATCCAAGCCGTGACTTTGAAGCAGAATACACAGATTTACGATTCGTTGAAGAAGGTGACGTTTCACCAGACGGACAAGGGCATGTCAAGTTCGCCCGGGGAATCGAAGTCGGACAAGTCTTTAAACTCGGGACACGTTATTCAGAGGGCATGAATGCAACTTTCCTCGATGAAGGCGGGAAAGCCCAACCGTTGATCATGGGTTGTTACGGAATCGGTGTCTCACGGACGATGTCAGCCGTCGTCGAGCAACATTACGATGAGCGCGGCATCATCTGGCCAAAAGCAATTGCACCATTTGATGTTCATTTGATTGCCGTCAACGGTAAAAATGCAGAACAATTACAAGTGGCAGAAACGGTTTACCATGAACTAACGGCTGCCGGATTCTCAGTTCTCTTTGACGATCGGAAAGAACGCGCCGGCGTCAAATTTGCCGACGCAGACTTGATTGGACTGCCTGTCCGAATTAATGTCGGTAAAAAAGCACCGGACGGTATCGTGGAACTGAAAGCACGACGCGGTGGAGAAGCTGAAGAAATTCAACAAGCAGATCTTCTTGAAGCTGTTCGTTCGCTGTATGAAGGTTTACAATAAGTAATGGGAACGGTCACTTTTCGTAAAGTGACTGTTTTCTTGTCTCACACCCATTCGCCCCTTGGGCAATCTGCAAGAGGAGGAGGAGTGGCTGTCATGGTGTGAAGCAACAACGACAGCACAAATGCGAGTGGATACACAACAACGCATGTCGCTCTTGATGAGCGATTTAGAATTACCGACCGGCATCGTCGAAGAGTTTTTTACAGATGCTTCACTTGAAAAATTACGGGTCCAAAAAGCAACTGCGACGTGGACTTTCCATATTCGACTGGCACAGGTCTTACCTCAAAACGTTTATCAGATGTTTTACAGTCGGTTAAAAAGCCGTTACCAACAGTTTGCGGAGGTCAAATTACTGCTTGAATCCGAACAACGTCCCGACGCGAAACTGTTTATTGATTATTGGCCGTATATCGTCGAAGACTTGGCGGATGCCTCGTCAGCGATGCGCAGTCATTTAAGCCGTGTTTTGCCGGAATACCGGGACAATAAATTATTTATTCCAGTTCGCAGTGAACCGGAAGCCGGATTTTTGAAAAACGATCTTTGCGGTGAAATGCAATTATTATACGGGGCATACGGGTTTCCGAAATTTGTGTGTGAACCGGTCGTCCAGATGGATCAAACCGAGCAGGAAGAATTACGGAACCAGGTCAAACAGGAAGATATTGATGAAGCAAAACGGATGCTCGAACTTCAATTCAAACGGGAACAATCCCGTGACGATGATGAAGGACCAATTGATATCCGGATCGGAAAACCGATTCAGGACGAAGTGGTACCGATCAAGACGATTCAAGATGAAGAGCGCCGGATTGCGATCCGGGGACTTGTTTTTGCAGCAGAAAGTCGGGAACTCCGCAGCGGAAAAACGATCTTTACCTTTAAACTGACCGACTATACGGATTCCTTGGTCGTCAAAATGTTTGCCCGTGACGAGACCGATGTCAAAATCTTGTCGGCGATCAAAAAAGGCATGTGGATTCAAGTGGCGGGTCGTGTCGAATTCGATACGTTCTTGCGTGACTTATGTATGATGATTGCCCAATTGTCCGAAGTCAAAATGGAATTGCCGGCCGATCCATGGGCGGGTGAGAAACGGGTTGAGTTACATGCCCATTCCCAGATGAGTCAGATGGACGCTGTCATGAACGTGACGAAATACGTGGAGCGGGCTGCTGCCTGGGGACACCCGGCAGTCGCCATCACCGATCACGCCGGGGCGCAAAGTTTCCCGGATGCGTATTATGCCGGAAAGAAAAACAACATCAAGGTGTTATACGGGATTGAAGCGAACGTCGTCAATGACGGTGTTCAAGTCGCCTATCATCCGGTTGATCAAGAGTTGGAAAAAGCAACGTTCGTCGTCTTTGACGTCGAGACGACCGGATTGTCTGCCATGTACAACAAAATCATTGAGTTAGCTGCCGTTAAGATTTATGATGGCGACGTCATCGACAAGTTCGAAGCGTTTGCCGATCCAAAACATCTATTGTCGGCGACGACGATTGATTTAACGGGGATTACGGACGAGATGGTCCGTGGAAAACCGGATCCGGAACAAGTCGTCAAAGAATTCATGGACTGGGCGGGAGATTCGATTCTTGTTGCCCACAATGCTTCCTTTGATATCGGGTTCTTAAATGCAACGTTGCGGTCCGGCAACCATGAGGAATCGACGTTACCCGTCATCGATACGCTCGAACTCGCGCGGGTCCTGATGCCAAGTCTCAAAAATCACCGGCTGAATACGCTTGCGAAACGATTTGATATTGAATTGACCCAGCATCACCGGGCGATTTATGATGCGGAAGCGACAGGGTATTTGATGCTCAAACTACTGCAAATGGCGGATGAGATGTTTAACATGAAGACTCACCTTTCGCTTAACCGCGAAATGGGGAAGGATATCTCACGGGCACGTCCGTATCATGCGACGGTCTATGCTAAAAATCGGACCGGACTCAAGAATTTGTATCAATTGATTTCGCTCGCGCATACGAAACACGTTCACCGTGTCGTCCGGACACCGCGTTCGCAACTCGTCGCGCACCGGGACGGTTTGATCATCGGTTCGGCCTGTGACAACGGGGAAGTGTTTGATGCCGCCCTCAATAAATCGGATGAAGATTTGGCGAAGGTCATGCGTTTTTACGACTTCATTGAAATTCAACCGCCTGCGATGTACGGTCATTTAATCGAACGGGAAATCGTTCAAAATGAGTTGGAACTGCGGGATTTGATTAAAAAGGTCATCCGGGTCGCGGAAGAAAATGATATTTTGCCGGTTGCGACAGGCAATGTGCATTACCTGGACACTCATGACGCGACGTATCGGGAAGTGTTGATTCGAACGCAGGGCGGCGCCAATATGCTGAATATGCGTAAACAATTGCCGCCGGCCCATTTCCGGACGACGCAGGAAATGATGAGTGATTTTAAATTTTTAGGACCGGATCTGTCGGAACGGCTTGTTATTACCAATAGCCATAAAATCGCTGACTGGTTTGAAAACATTGACATCATTCCAAAAGACTTATTCACGCCTAAAATTGAAGGCGCGGATGAAGAGGTCCGCTCACTGTCGTATGATATGGCGCATCAGATTTACGGTGATGTGTTGCCGGAAATCGTCGAAGCCCGACTGGAAAAAGAACTCAAGTCGATTATCGGACACGGATTTGCCGTCATTTATCTGATTTCGCACAAGCTCGTTAAAAAATCACTGGATGATGGATATCTTGTCGGATCACGGGGATCCGTCGGGTCGAGTCTTGTCGCGACGATGACGGAAATCACAGAAGTCAATCCGTTACCACCGCATTACGTCTGTCCGAATTGTAAGGAATCGGAGTTTTTTGATGATGGTTCAGTCGGATCTGGATTCGACTTACCGGATAAAACATGTAAGACATGCGATGTTCCGTTAATCAAGGACGGACACGATATTCCGTTTGAGACGTTCCTTGGATTCAAAGGGGATAAAGTACCGGATATTGATTTGAACTTCAGTGGAGAATACCAGCCGAAAGCCCACGCCTATACGAAAGTATTGTTTGGCGATGACTATGTGTACCGGGCGGGAACCATCGGGACGATTGCCGAGAAAACGGCTTACGGCTATGTCAAAGGGTATCAGTCTGAAAATGATTTGAATTACCGGAATGCCGAAGTCGACCGGCTCGTCAGTGGTGTGACAGGTGTCAAACGGACGACAGGACAACACCCGGGTGGAATCATCGTCGTGCCAGATTATATGGACATTTATGATATCAGCCCGATTCAGTTTCCTGCGGATGACATGGGTTCCGAATGGAAAACGACCCATTTTGATTTCCATTCGATTCACGATAATTTGTTGAAACTGGATATCCTTGGACATGATGATCCGACGATGATCCGGATGCTACAAGATCTGTCGGGACGCGATCCGAAAACAATTCCCGTTGACGATGCAGAAGTCATGAAGATTTTCAGTTCGACAGAATCGATTGGTGTGACACCGGAACAGATTGATTCGAAAACCGGGACGCTTGGGATTCCAGAGTTTGGCACAAAGTTTGTCCGGCAGATGCTTGAAGAAACAAAACCGACGACTTTTTCGGAGCTTGTCCAGATTTCCGGTCTGTCTCACGGAACGGATGTCTGGCTCGGCAATGCCAGTGAACTGATATATAACGGAACATGTGAATTGAAAGACGTCATCGGTTGTCGGGATGATATCATGGTCTACTTGATTTATGCGGGTCTTGAACCGTCGCTTGCCTTTAAAATCATGGAATCCGTCCGTAAAGGGAAAGGTCTTTCGATTGAGATGGAAGAGGCGATGATTGAAAATCATGTACCGCTTTGGTACATCGATTCATGTAAAAAAATTAAATACATGTTCCCGAAAGCCCATGCCGCGGCCTATGTTTTGATGGCCGTCCGGATTGCTTATTACAAGGTGCATCATCCAATGTATTACTATGCCTCTTACTTCACGGTTCGGGCTGGTGATTTCGATATCGGGGCGATGAATAAGGGATCGGCAGCGATCCGAAAAGTGTTGCAGGATATTAAAGATAAAGGATTTGAAGCAACGGCGAAAGACAAGGGACTGTACACCGTGCTTGAAATTGCGCTTGAAATGATTGAACGGGGCTTTACCTTCAGTAAAGTCGATTTGTATAAATCGAGTGCCTCCGAGTTTCTGATTGATGGAGATTCGCTACTGCCGCCGTTCGATGCCGTCACCGGTCTTGGGACGAACGCGGCGAAACAAATCGTCGAAGCTCGAAAAGGCGGTGAATTCCTGTCGAAGGAAGATCTGCAAAAACGGGCGAAACTCTCGAAGTCGATTATCGAAACGCTGGATAATCTCGGTTGTCTGGAAGGTCTTCCGGATGAGAACCAACTCTCGTTATTTGACCTCTAAAGCCTTGCGGATGCTTGCTTAAGAAGGTGCATTATGCTATATTGAGTGAGGAAATGTTTTTTATACTACGACTTGGAAGGAGTAGGGGGACCTGCTCCTTTCTTGTTTGTTTTTTGAAGGAGGATGAAGATGACGAACGTAACTGAGAAGGTCGAACAACTCGCTAAACCGATCGTAGAACGAGAGGGGATGGAGCTTGTCGACGTCGAATTCGTCAAAGAGGGGGCGGATTGGTTCCTACGTGTCTCCATCGATAAAGAAGGTGGCGTTGACCTGGAAGACTGTGTCAACATCAATGAAAAGTTGTCGGAAGCATTGAATCAAGATGATCCGATTGACGAACCCTACTATTTAGATGTTGCGAGTCCGGGTGCTGAACGACCACTCAAAAAAACCGAGGATTTCGAAAAGGCGATTGGCAAACACGTCTACATCAAGACACATGACCCCGTCAAGGATGCGACAGAATTTGAGGGTACATTACTGGCTTATTCTGAAGAAATGCTTGAACTCGAAGTCCGTGTGAAGACACGAAAATTGAAAATTGAAATACCGGTGAACAAGATCGCGATGGCGCGGCTTGCGGTAGTGTTCTAAGGAAAGGAAGAGAACGATGGGACCACAGTTACTTGAAGCAATCGAACAAATCGCTAAAGAAAAAGAGATTGATAAGAATATTATCATCGATGCGCTGGAACAGGCATTGATTTCCGCTTACCGTCGCAACTTTGGAAAAGAGTCGGAGGCAGTAAAAGTCGAGTTTGACCAACAGACAGGAGATATCCGTGTCTTCGCCTTAAAAGAGGTTGTTGAACGCTTGACACAGCCGGAAGAACAGCTTTCACTCGAGGAAGCACACGAAATCGATCCGACGTATGAACTCGGTGATTTCCATAAAGTTGAAGTGACACCAGGTGATTTTGGACGTGTTGCAGCACAAACGGCGAAACAAATCGTCACACAAAAGATGCGCGAAGCAGAACGGGAACGTATTTACAATCACTTCGCCGACCGGGAAGATGAAATCATGACGGGAATGGTTGAACGTCAAGATGCACGTAACCTTTACGTCAATCTCGAAGGTATTGAAGCCGTATTGACGACACACGAACAGATGCCGAATGAACGTTTCGGAATTCGTGAATACATCAAAGTGTACGTGACGAAAGTCGATCCAATGGTCAAAGGATCCGGCGCATCGATTCTCGTATCACGGACACATCCAGGTTTATTAAAACGCCTGTTTGAAATCGAAGTACCTGAAATCGCCAGCGGAGAAGTCGAAGTGAAGTCGGTGGCACGTGAAGCCGGCGACCGTTCGAAGATTGCCGTTGCTTCCGACGAGATCGATCCTGTCGGTGCATGTGTCGGTCAAAAAGGAGCGCGTGTCCAACGTATCGTCAACGAATTAAACGGAGAAAAGATTGATATCGTCCGTTATTCAGATGATCCGAAAGAATACGTCGCCAATGCATTAAGCCCGGCACAAGTCGTCGCAGTGTATGTCAATGAGCCGGCAAAAGCAACAATCGTCGTCGTACCTGATTTCCAATTGTCACTGGCGATCGGAAAACGTGGTCAAAATGCCCGTCTAGCTGCCAAGTTAACAGGATGGAAAATTGATATCAAGAGCGAATCAGAAGCAGAATCGATGGAATTGAAAGATGTCTTCATGAAAGTCGAACCTGCGGCAGCAGAAGCAGTTGACGTGGAAACGGTCCAAGTCGAAGGCGAGGAATAATTCGTGCAAAAAAAGGTACCATTACGCAAATGTGTCATCACACAGGAGATGCGTCCTAAAAAAGAGTTAATTCGGGTCGTTCGGACACCTGATAGTGAGGTTGTCGTCGATCTTAATGGTAAAATGAATGGGCGAGGCGCCTATTTGACGAAAGATGCCACTGTCATTGCGACAGCAAAAAAGAAGCGCACACTCGATCACCATCTGAAAGTCAAGACAACAGATGCGTTATATGATCAATTGCTTGCGATCGCGGGAGGTACACATGAGTAAATGGGAATCGCTCCTTGGTCTCGCGAACCGAGCGCGGAAAGTGACGACTGGAGAAGAACTCGTACTGAAAGAAGTACGGGGGGGACAAGCCAAACTCGTCCTCTTAGCAGCAGATGCGGGGGCTGCCACGCGTAAGAAAGTGACGGATAAATGTACAAGTTATCGTGTTCCGTACATCGAAGTCGGAGATCGAAATATTCTTGGACATGCACTTGGGAAAGACGCGCGTGTTGTCGTGTCAGTCAACGAAGCCGGATTTGCGAAAAAGCTAACGGAACTCCTCTCGAACGATTAACTGGAGGTGGATCTTTTGGGTAAACGTGTATACGAATTCGCGAAAGAACAGAATGTAACGAGTAAGCAGGTCATCGCCCAGCTCGAAAAGCTGGAAAAACCGGTTAAGAATCATATGGCGGTTTTAGATGAACAGACAGTACAGCAACTCGACAAAGTATTTAATCCCGAGAAACATCGGGTCCAAAAAACGGAGGCTCCAAAACAAGTGAAATCAGACAATAAACCGAACAGACCAGGAACAACTAACAAACCAGCAGGGAACCAATCACGCAATACAAAAGGCGGACGTCCAGAATTCGGAAACCGTAACAACCGCGGTGGAAAACGTCGTCCACAGAAAAAAGTGGAACCACGTAAACTAGAAGTAGCAGATCCAAATTCAAAATCAAGCCAACGAAAAGCAGCACGTCGGGCGCAAGAAGAAGCAATGGCGAACGTCGTTCAATACGCAGACAATTTAACAGTCGGCGAATTGGCTGAAAAAATGGATAAAAAACCAAACGAACTGATCATGAAATTGATGGGAATGGGCGTCATGGCGACCATTAACCAAGATCTTGATGATGAGACGGTTGAATTGCTTGCATCTGACTTCGGATTTGAAGTCGAGAAAACAGTGAAAGTCGATGAAACAGACTTCGATGCATATGAACTGAATCTCGATAACTACGAATTGTCAGAACGTCCACCGGTCGTTACGATCATGGGACACGTTGACCACGGTAAAACGACATTGCTTGACTCGATTCGAAACACAAAAGTCACAGCAGGCGAAGCCGGCGGAATCACGCAGCATATCGGTGCCTACCAAGTTGAAATCGAAGGAAAGAAAATCACATTCCTCGATACACCAGGTCACGCAGCCTTTACAACAATGCGTGCACGTGGAGCAGATGTCACGGATATCGCAATTATCGTTGTCGCAGCAGATGACGGTGTCATGCCGCAAACGGAAGAAGCAATCAGCCACGCAAAAGCAGCTGGTGTTCCAATCATCGTTGCTGTCAACAAAATGGATAAAGAAGGCGCTAACCCAGACCGCGTCAAACAAGAATTGACGGAGTTCGAACTCGTAGCCGAGGACTGGGGCGGCGACACGATTTTCGTACCAGTTTCAGCTCTTAAAGGAGACGGAATCGATGAGTTGCTTGAGATGATTCTCCTTGTCTCTGAAGTCCAAGAATATAAATCTACACCAGACATGCACGGCCGTGGAACGGTCATCGAAGCGAAACTCGATAAAGGACGTGGACCTGTCGCAACATTACTTGTCCAACACGGAACACTTCGTGTCGGAGATCCAATCGTCGTCGGTCATACGTTTGGCCGGATTCGGGCAATGGTCAACGATATCGGTCGCCGTGTCAAAGAAGTTGGTCCGTCGACACCAATCGAAATCACAGGCTTAAACGATGTACCAAAAGCCGGCGATCAATTCTTTGCGTTTGAAGATGAGAAAAAAGCCCGTCAAATCGGGGAAGCGCGTTACCAACGTGAAATCGAGGCACAACGCCGCGATTCAGCGAAAGTCAGCTTGGAAGATCTCTTCGACCGGATCAAAGAAGGCGAAGTCAAAGACCTTAACATCATCATCAAAGGTGACGTTCAAGGTTCTGTCGAAGCCCTTGCCGGTTCACTCAAAAAAATCGACGTCGAAGGTGCTAAAATCAACATCGTTCACTCAGGTGTCGGTGCGATCACAGAAGGTGACGTCATCTTGGCTTCAGCAGCCAACGCAATCATCATCGGCTTTAACGTCCGTCCGGATGGTAACGCGAAATCGATGGCAGACCAAGAGAAGGTTGAGATTCGTCTTCACAAAATCATCTACAATGCGATTGAAGAAATCGAACAAGCGATGAAAGGTCTTCTTGACCCAGAATTCGTTGAGAAAATCATCGGTCAAGCTGAAGTTCGTGACGTCATCAAAGTCTCGAAAGTCGGAACGATTGCCGGTGGTTATGTCACAGAAGGTAAATTGACACGTGCTGCAGGTGTCCGTGTTGTTCGTGACAGCATCGTTATTTATGAAGGAAAACTCGATACGTTGCGCCGCTTCAAAGACGATGTCAAAGAAGTAGCAGCCGGTTACGAGTGTGGAATCAAGATCGAACGGTATGACGACATCAAAGTAGACGATGTCATCGAAGCATTCATCATGGAAGAAGTAAAACGCAAGTAACAGAACGGATCAGAATCCGAACTGGAGGGATATAGAATGAGTGTACGTTCCAATCGTGTAGCAGAACAGGTGCGTAAAGAAATTACGCAAATGTTGATCAAAGATGTGAATGATCCGCGCGTCAAGGCGGTCACGGTAACTGGTGTTGAAGTCACAGGTGACTTACAACAAGCAACGATCT from Exiguobacterium sibiricum 7-3 includes the following:
- a CDS encoding proline--tRNA ligase — its product is MKQSKLFMPTLREVPSDAEAISHQLLLRAGFMRQNAAGIYSYLPLAKRVLSKIETIIRQEMEGAGAQELLMPAIQPAELWEETGRWDIYGPELMRLTDRHDRRFALGATHEELITSIVRDELNSYKKLPVNLFQIQMKYRDERRPRFGLLRGREFIMKDAYSFHSTQESLEEEYQNMFDAYTKIFTRVGLEFRPVVADSGAIGGSGTHEFHALAAIGEDTIVYSDQSDYAANLEMAESIDQYTKQDKAPEALEEVHTGDAKTIEAVSAVLGLPEQESIKTVVFKTEQGLVMALVRGDHEVNDIKLKNYLGALDIVMATDEEIEQALHSTPGTLGPIGADMKVVADYAVRALMNAVCGANKSETHYVHVDPSRDFEAEYTDLRFVEEGDVSPDGQGHVKFARGIEVGQVFKLGTRYSEGMNATFLDEGGKAQPLIMGCYGIGVSRTMSAVVEQHYDERGIIWPKAIAPFDVHLIAVNGKNAEQLQVAETVYHELTAAGFSVLFDDRKERAGVKFADADLIGLPVRINVGKKAPDGIVELKARRGGEAEEIQQADLLEAVRSLYEGLQ
- a CDS encoding PolC-type DNA polymerase III codes for the protein MRVDTQQRMSLLMSDLELPTGIVEEFFTDASLEKLRVQKATATWTFHIRLAQVLPQNVYQMFYSRLKSRYQQFAEVKLLLESEQRPDAKLFIDYWPYIVEDLADASSAMRSHLSRVLPEYRDNKLFIPVRSEPEAGFLKNDLCGEMQLLYGAYGFPKFVCEPVVQMDQTEQEELRNQVKQEDIDEAKRMLELQFKREQSRDDDEGPIDIRIGKPIQDEVVPIKTIQDEERRIAIRGLVFAAESRELRSGKTIFTFKLTDYTDSLVVKMFARDETDVKILSAIKKGMWIQVAGRVEFDTFLRDLCMMIAQLSEVKMELPADPWAGEKRVELHAHSQMSQMDAVMNVTKYVERAAAWGHPAVAITDHAGAQSFPDAYYAGKKNNIKVLYGIEANVVNDGVQVAYHPVDQELEKATFVVFDVETTGLSAMYNKIIELAAVKIYDGDVIDKFEAFADPKHLLSATTIDLTGITDEMVRGKPDPEQVVKEFMDWAGDSILVAHNASFDIGFLNATLRSGNHEESTLPVIDTLELARVLMPSLKNHRLNTLAKRFDIELTQHHRAIYDAEATGYLMLKLLQMADEMFNMKTHLSLNREMGKDISRARPYHATVYAKNRTGLKNLYQLISLAHTKHVHRVVRTPRSQLVAHRDGLIIGSACDNGEVFDAALNKSDEDLAKVMRFYDFIEIQPPAMYGHLIEREIVQNELELRDLIKKVIRVAEENDILPVATGNVHYLDTHDATYREVLIRTQGGANMLNMRKQLPPAHFRTTQEMMSDFKFLGPDLSERLVITNSHKIADWFENIDIIPKDLFTPKIEGADEEVRSLSYDMAHQIYGDVLPEIVEARLEKELKSIIGHGFAVIYLISHKLVKKSLDDGYLVGSRGSVGSSLVATMTEITEVNPLPPHYVCPNCKESEFFDDGSVGSGFDLPDKTCKTCDVPLIKDGHDIPFETFLGFKGDKVPDIDLNFSGEYQPKAHAYTKVLFGDDYVYRAGTIGTIAEKTAYGYVKGYQSENDLNYRNAEVDRLVSGVTGVKRTTGQHPGGIIVVPDYMDIYDISPIQFPADDMGSEWKTTHFDFHSIHDNLLKLDILGHDDPTMIRMLQDLSGRDPKTIPVDDAEVMKIFSSTESIGVTPEQIDSKTGTLGIPEFGTKFVRQMLEETKPTTFSELVQISGLSHGTDVWLGNASELIYNGTCELKDVIGCRDDIMVYLIYAGLEPSLAFKIMESVRKGKGLSIEMEEAMIENHVPLWYIDSCKKIKYMFPKAHAAAYVLMAVRIAYYKVHHPMYYYASYFTVRAGDFDIGAMNKGSAAIRKVLQDIKDKGFEATAKDKGLYTVLEIALEMIERGFTFSKVDLYKSSASEFLIDGDSLLPPFDAVTGLGTNAAKQIVEARKGGEFLSKEDLQKRAKLSKSIIETLDNLGCLEGLPDENQLSLFDL
- the rimP gene encoding ribosome maturation factor RimP; the encoded protein is MTNVTEKVEQLAKPIVEREGMELVDVEFVKEGADWFLRVSIDKEGGVDLEDCVNINEKLSEALNQDDPIDEPYYLDVASPGAERPLKKTEDFEKAIGKHVYIKTHDPVKDATEFEGTLLAYSEEMLELEVRVKTRKLKIEIPVNKIAMARLAVVF
- the nusA gene encoding transcription termination factor NusA, which produces MGPQLLEAIEQIAKEKEIDKNIIIDALEQALISAYRRNFGKESEAVKVEFDQQTGDIRVFALKEVVERLTQPEEQLSLEEAHEIDPTYELGDFHKVEVTPGDFGRVAAQTAKQIVTQKMREAERERIYNHFADREDEIMTGMVERQDARNLYVNLEGIEAVLTTHEQMPNERFGIREYIKVYVTKVDPMVKGSGASILVSRTHPGLLKRLFEIEVPEIASGEVEVKSVAREAGDRSKIAVASDEIDPVGACVGQKGARVQRIVNELNGEKIDIVRYSDDPKEYVANALSPAQVVAVYVNEPAKATIVVVPDFQLSLAIGKRGQNARLAAKLTGWKIDIKSESEAESMELKDVFMKVEPAAAEAVDVETVQVEGEE
- the rnpM gene encoding RNase P modulator RnpM; the protein is MQKKVPLRKCVITQEMRPKKELIRVVRTPDSEVVVDLNGKMNGRGAYLTKDATVIATAKKKRTLDHHLKVKTTDALYDQLLAIAGGTHE
- a CDS encoding YlxQ family RNA-binding protein; the protein is MSKWESLLGLANRARKVTTGEELVLKEVRGGQAKLVLLAADAGAATRKKVTDKCTSYRVPYIEVGDRNILGHALGKDARVVVSVNEAGFAKKLTELLSND
- the infB gene encoding translation initiation factor IF-2, which translates into the protein MGKRVYEFAKEQNVTSKQVIAQLEKLEKPVKNHMAVLDEQTVQQLDKVFNPEKHRVQKTEAPKQVKSDNKPNRPGTTNKPAGNQSRNTKGGRPEFGNRNNRGGKRRPQKKVEPRKLEVADPNSKSSQRKAARRAQEEAMANVVQYADNLTVGELAEKMDKKPNELIMKLMGMGVMATINQDLDDETVELLASDFGFEVEKTVKVDETDFDAYELNLDNYELSERPPVVTIMGHVDHGKTTLLDSIRNTKVTAGEAGGITQHIGAYQVEIEGKKITFLDTPGHAAFTTMRARGADVTDIAIIVVAADDGVMPQTEEAISHAKAAGVPIIVAVNKMDKEGANPDRVKQELTEFELVAEDWGGDTIFVPVSALKGDGIDELLEMILLVSEVQEYKSTPDMHGRGTVIEAKLDKGRGPVATLLVQHGTLRVGDPIVVGHTFGRIRAMVNDIGRRVKEVGPSTPIEITGLNDVPKAGDQFFAFEDEKKARQIGEARYQREIEAQRRDSAKVSLEDLFDRIKEGEVKDLNIIIKGDVQGSVEALAGSLKKIDVEGAKINIVHSGVGAITEGDVILASAANAIIIGFNVRPDGNAKSMADQEKVEIRLHKIIYNAIEEIEQAMKGLLDPEFVEKIIGQAEVRDVIKVSKVGTIAGGYVTEGKLTRAAGVRVVRDSIVIYEGKLDTLRRFKDDVKEVAAGYECGIKIERYDDIKVDDVIEAFIMEEVKRK